The following are encoded in a window of Microbacterium sp. LWO13-1.2 genomic DNA:
- a CDS encoding 6,7-dimethyl-8-ribityllumazine synthase — protein sequence MSRIAIVAAEWHAEIVEQAVASFGARLASLGFEDVRVIRVPGAFEIPLHVQRLARSGDYDAIATCALVVDGGIYRHDFVASAVVDSLMRVQLETDVPVFSGVLTPHNFHEHQEHRDYFARHFDLKGRELADAVAKTLASLSSIG from the coding sequence ATGTCCAGAATCGCCATCGTCGCTGCCGAATGGCACGCAGAGATCGTGGAGCAGGCCGTTGCATCCTTCGGCGCTCGGCTCGCGTCGCTCGGCTTCGAAGACGTCCGGGTGATCCGCGTCCCCGGCGCTTTCGAGATACCCCTGCACGTGCAGCGGCTGGCTCGAAGCGGAGACTACGACGCCATCGCGACCTGCGCTCTCGTGGTGGACGGCGGCATCTACCGTCACGACTTCGTCGCGTCCGCGGTCGTCGACTCCCTGATGCGCGTGCAGCTGGAGACGGATGTCCCCGTGTTCTCGGGTGTCCTCACACCGCACAACTTTCATGAGCACCAGGAGCATCGGGACTACTTCGCCCGGCATTTCGACCTGAAGGGCCGCGAACTGGCGGATGCCGTCGCGAAGACCCTCGCGAGCCTGTCCTCGATCGGCTGA